From Paenibacillus sp. PK3_47, the proteins below share one genomic window:
- the recR gene encoding recombination mediator RecR: protein MYYPEPLAKLIDAFTRLPGIGPKSAARLAFHVLNMKEDEVIDFAKALVSVKRNLHYCSVCCNITDTDPCRICQDKTRDSSVICVVQESKDLVAIERTKEFDGYYHVLQGAISPMEGIGPDDIRLKELLTRLSDEKVKELIMATNPNIEGEATAMYISRLVRPFEIKITRIAHGLPVGGDLEYADEVTLSKALEGRRELF, encoded by the coding sequence TTGTATTATCCCGAACCGCTAGCCAAGCTGATTGATGCTTTTACGCGTTTGCCCGGGATCGGTCCGAAGTCGGCAGCAAGGCTGGCATTTCATGTGCTCAATATGAAAGAGGATGAGGTCATTGACTTTGCCAAAGCGCTGGTCAGTGTCAAACGCAATCTTCATTATTGTTCGGTTTGCTGTAATATTACCGACACCGACCCGTGCCGTATTTGCCAGGACAAAACCCGTGATTCGTCGGTGATTTGTGTAGTCCAGGAATCCAAGGATCTTGTGGCTATAGAGAGAACCAAGGAGTTCGACGGTTATTATCATGTGCTTCAGGGTGCAATCTCTCCTATGGAGGGGATAGGTCCGGACGACATCCGTCTGAAGGAGCTGTTGACCCGCCTGAGCGATGAGAAAGTAAAAGAACTGATTATGGCGACCAACCCCAATATTGAGGGTGAAGCCACTGCCATGTATATTTCCCGCCTTGTCCGCCCGTTTGAGATCAAAATCACCAGGATAGCCCATGGGCTGCCCGTTGGAGGTGATCTGGAGTATGCGGATGAGGTTACACTGTCCAAAGCTCTGGAAGGCCGCCGTGAGCTGTTTTAG
- a CDS encoding YbaB/EbfC family nucleoid-associated protein: MNNMNQMMKQVKKMQEQMLKAQEELGSKTIEGSSGGGVVTVQVNGHKKLLSIQIKPEAVDPEDVEMLQDLVITAVNDALTKAEELANNDMGKFTGGMKIPGLF; the protein is encoded by the coding sequence ATGAATAATATGAACCAGATGATGAAACAGGTTAAAAAAATGCAGGAGCAAATGCTCAAAGCCCAGGAAGAACTCGGAAGCAAGACTATTGAAGGTTCATCAGGCGGCGGTGTAGTTACTGTTCAGGTTAACGGCCATAAGAAATTGCTGTCCATCCAGATCAAACCGGAAGCTGTAGATCCGGAAGATGTAGAAATGCTGCAGGATCTTGTGATTACCGCTGTTAATGATGCACTCACCAAAGCAGAGGAATTGGCCAACAACGATATGGGCAAATTCACTGGCGGAATGAAGATTCCTGGCTTATTCTAG
- a CDS encoding DUF2508 family protein, which yields MSWWNFIRQYEAGGQSGTVQREEEWNVLMDVRKAQAEWERAYLMFDEALGQDQIDYAIYILEAAERKYQIHLKHAKSIGLNSSKF from the coding sequence GTGAGCTGGTGGAACTTTATACGGCAGTATGAGGCCGGGGGACAGTCAGGGACCGTACAACGGGAGGAAGAGTGGAATGTGTTGATGGACGTCCGCAAAGCCCAGGCAGAATGGGAGCGGGCCTACCTGATGTTCGATGAGGCGTTGGGCCAGGATCAGATTGATTATGCCATATATATACTTGAAGCGGCTGAACGCAAATACCAGATACATCTCAAGCATGCCAAAAGTATAGGGCTCAACAGCAGCAAATTTTAG
- the dnaX gene encoding DNA polymerase III subunit gamma/tau, with protein sequence MEHIALYRAWRPQSFEDMVGQQHIIQTLQNAIREQRVSHAYLFSGPRGTGKTSAAKVLAKAVNCERGPGPEPCNECPSCLRITAGNIMDVQEIDAASNRGVEEIRDLRDKVKYAPTEVRRKVYIIDEVHMLTTEAFNALLKTLEEPPPHVMFILATTEPHKLPATIISRCQRFDFRRVSLEEQTGRLTEICRKEGITADADALQYIARLSDGGMRDALSILDQISSFTDGNVTYQQVLGMTGGIPSEQFARLATAILDSDMGLLLELIEQLMQEGKSADKCLENLLYYFRDLLMIKMVPGADQLTDRVLNPAEFRDMAAKFTRERLFYIVETLNRYLGEMKYATHPQTLFEVALMKLCSLQQENAPVQPSAHVPAEGGAAASSGELELLKRQIAALEKKLEQAMQAGNLAGGGRDQAAVQRQAPSQSSAPRISSPAKLPPQMDKFIAAKNSPDFDAVYKQWSLVLQGVKDEKVTVHAWFVDGEPVSVLDDAVLVAFKNTIHRDTTEKPANRQVIENVLASKLGRPYRLVTMMLRDWNEASQKAPAKPDTEELRLEHEHESGEAKTEPWIDEAIQLFGEDLVVIKE encoded by the coding sequence ATATCGCGCTGTACCGTGCCTGGCGGCCGCAGTCGTTTGAAGACATGGTAGGACAACAGCACATTATCCAGACACTGCAGAATGCGATTCGTGAACAGCGGGTTTCGCATGCCTACCTGTTCAGCGGTCCGCGGGGAACCGGTAAGACAAGTGCCGCCAAGGTTTTGGCCAAGGCAGTCAATTGTGAGCGGGGTCCGGGTCCGGAACCGTGTAATGAATGCCCGTCCTGTCTGCGGATTACCGCAGGGAACATCATGGACGTGCAGGAAATTGACGCCGCCTCTAACCGGGGTGTGGAAGAGATTCGCGACCTGCGGGATAAGGTGAAATACGCACCTACCGAAGTGCGCCGTAAAGTGTATATCATTGACGAAGTGCACATGCTGACTACGGAGGCGTTCAATGCGCTGCTTAAGACGCTTGAGGAGCCGCCGCCCCATGTGATGTTTATTTTGGCAACTACGGAGCCTCATAAGCTGCCGGCGACGATTATCTCGCGCTGTCAGCGCTTTGACTTCCGCAGAGTGTCCCTGGAGGAGCAGACCGGCCGTCTTACAGAGATTTGCCGGAAGGAAGGTATTACTGCGGATGCCGATGCACTGCAATATATCGCCCGTCTATCCGACGGGGGAATGCGTGACGCGCTCAGCATACTGGATCAGATCTCTTCTTTTACTGACGGGAATGTCACTTATCAGCAGGTGCTTGGCATGACGGGTGGGATTCCTTCCGAGCAGTTCGCCCGCCTGGCAACAGCTATTCTGGATAGCGATATGGGCTTGCTTCTGGAGCTTATTGAGCAGCTTATGCAGGAGGGCAAGAGCGCCGACAAATGCCTGGAGAATCTGCTGTATTATTTCCGCGATTTACTGATGATCAAGATGGTGCCTGGAGCAGATCAGTTAACGGACCGTGTGCTTAACCCGGCGGAATTCCGTGATATGGCTGCGAAGTTTACCCGGGAGCGGTTGTTTTATATTGTTGAGACCCTAAACCGCTATCTTGGTGAGATGAAATATGCGACTCATCCGCAGACACTGTTCGAAGTGGCGCTGATGAAGCTGTGCAGCCTGCAGCAGGAGAATGCTCCGGTTCAGCCTTCAGCTCATGTACCGGCAGAGGGGGGCGCTGCGGCATCATCGGGGGAACTGGAGCTTCTCAAGCGGCAGATTGCCGCATTAGAGAAGAAGCTTGAGCAGGCTATGCAGGCCGGGAATCTCGCCGGAGGCGGACGCGATCAGGCTGCTGTACAGCGCCAGGCGCCTTCGCAGAGCTCTGCTCCGCGTATCTCATCCCCGGCCAAGCTGCCTCCGCAGATGGATAAGTTCATAGCTGCGAAGAACAGTCCGGATTTTGATGCTGTCTATAAGCAGTGGAGCCTTGTTCTGCAGGGAGTGAAGGATGAGAAGGTGACGGTCCACGCCTGGTTTGTAGACGGTGAGCCTGTCTCAGTTCTGGATGACGCAGTGCTTGTTGCTTTTAAGAACACCATTCACCGTGATACTACCGAGAAGCCGGCGAACAGACAGGTGATTGAGAATGTGCTTGCTTCAAAGCTCGGCAGACCGTACCGCCTTGTTACCATGATGCTGCGCGACTGGAATGAGGCTTCACAGAAGGCCCCGGCCAAGCCGGATACAGAAGAATTGCGCCTGGAACATGAACACGAATCAGGAGAAGCGAAGACAGAACCATGGATTGACGAGGCTATCCAGCTGTTTGGGGAAGACCTTGTTGTCATAAAAGAATAA
- a CDS encoding pro-sigmaK processing inhibitor BofA family protein: MFRMVALGVLVLSASLLLLIIFRKKMGWAWLSLFGTHLILAALGIYLVNFSGLLTDVYIPLNPATIGAVTVLGLPGVLMLLGLKITLF, from the coding sequence ATGTTCAGAATGGTCGCATTAGGTGTACTGGTTTTATCGGCATCCTTATTGTTATTAATTATCTTCCGTAAAAAAATGGGCTGGGCCTGGCTCAGTCTGTTCGGCACCCATCTTATTCTTGCCGCACTCGGCATTTACCTCGTTAATTTTTCCGGTCTCCTCACTGATGTTTATATCCCTCTTAACCCTGCAACTATAGGCGCAGTAACGGTTCTTGGCCTTCCCGGAGTATTGATGCTGCTCGGTTTGAAAATAACTTTGTTTTAG